From Oryza sativa Japonica Group chromosome 4, ASM3414082v1, one genomic window encodes:
- the LOC4335698 gene encoding protein TIFY 9: protein MSTRAPVELDFLGLRAAAADADDRHAKSGGSSASSSSSIRGMETSAIARIGPHLLRRVIAAAGPPPPPSTAPVPEEMPGAAAAAAPMTLFYNGSVAVFDVSHDKAEAIMRMATEATKAKGLARGNAIVGNFAKEPLTRTKSLQRFLSKRKERLTSLGPYQVGGPAAVGATTSTTTKSFLAKEEEHTAS, encoded by the exons ATGTCGACGAGGGCGCCCGTCGAGCTCGACTTCctcggcctccgcgccgccgccgccgacgccgacgaccgcCACGCCAAGAGCggcggctcctccgcctcctcttcctcctccatccgAG GGATGGAGACGAGCGCGATAGCGAGGATAGGGCCCCACCTGCTGCGCcgcgtcatcgccgccgccggacctccgccaccgccgtcgacggcgccggtgccggAGGAGatgcccggcgccgccgccgccgccgctccgatgACGCTCTTCTACAACGGTTCAGTCGCCGTCTTCGACGTCTCCCACGATAAG GCAGAGGCTATAATGAGGATGGCAACCGAGGCAACTAAAGCAAAAGGACTCGCTCGTGGCAATGCAATTGTAGGCAATTTTGCCAAAG AGCCACTCACAAGAACTAAATCTCTGCAACGATTCCTCTCCAAGAGAAAAGAGAG GTTGACCAGCTTGGGTCCGTACCAGGTGGGTGGGCCCGCTGCCGTCGGTGCGACGACGTCGACCACCACCAAGTCTTTTCTTGCGAAGGAAGAGGAGCACACGGCGTCCTAG
- the LOC4335699 gene encoding poly(A) polymerase I has product MALRTPELRFAAAAGLGALSRPSRVAPSPLAALAAPRRRRRRSPSPSPAPSDSDSNPASSAPANAGGAAAAAEAPEWKKVSAKRFGIKDSMIPDEAWNVLHRLRSRGYDVYLVGGCVRDLIMKKTPKDFDIITTADLRQVKDTFSGSAVIVGRRFPICHVYENNSIVEVSSFNTYARGSTSNQIYTSKSPHCSKNDYIRWKNCQGRDFTINGLMFNPYAEKIYDYFGGIEDIKKAKVRTVIPAGTSFQEDCARILRAIRIAARLGFNFPKETAYYVRTLACSVARLDKGRILMEINYMLAYGSAEASLRLLWRFGLLEHLLPFQAAYFSSTRFKRKDKGTNMLLVLFSKLDNFLAPNRPCHNSLWISILALHEALVRQPRDPLVVATFALALYLGGDMSLALDIGKSINRQHNTGFSELLEPQVWDDKHLVGEVQSLAVSMRRALTEMTDEYFVANAMAKIPQAPSSDLVFIPLQAYLKVLKLIECVQHGKKEHGYEPKRDGNIDYHDLSYGTPAEVRNVFTLVVFNTLYPSNTENQQDVSS; this is encoded by the exons atggCGCTGCGCACGCCGGAGCtgcgcttcgccgccgcggcggggctcggggcgcTCTCGCGCCCATCCCGCGTCGCGCCGTCCCCGCTCGCCGCGCtggcggcgccgcgccggcgcaggcgccgctCCCCGTcgccctcccccgcgccctccgactccgactccaaccccgcctcctccgcccccgcgAACGCCG gtggggcggcggcggcggcggaggcgccggAGTGGAAGAAGGTGAGCGCGAAGCGGTTCGGGATCAAGGACTCCATGATCCCCGACGAGGCCTGGAAcgtcctccaccgcctccgcagCAGAG GATATGATGTCTACCTGGTTGGTGGTTGTGTTCGAGATCTCATAATGAAGAAAACCCCAAAAGATTTTGACATAATAACCACAGCTGATCTTAGGCAG GTGAAAGACACTTTCTCAGGATCAGCTGTTATAGTAGGAAGGCGGTTCCCAATATGTCATGTATATGAGAACAATTCAATTGTTGAG GTATCAAGTTTTAACACTTATGCACGAGGGTCAACTAGCAATCAAATTTACACGTCCAAGAGCCCCCATTGTAGCAAAAATGATTATATCCGATGGAAAAATTGCCAAGGGAGGGACTTCACTATAAACGG GTTAATGTTCAATCCATATGCAGAAAAGATCTACGACTACTTCGGAGGAATCGAGGATATTAAGAAAGCTAAG GTTCGTACCGTGATTCCAGCTGGCACATCATTCCAGGAGGACTGTG CTCGTATTCTACGTGCAATCAGAATTGCAGCTCGTTTAGGGTTCAACTTTCCAAAAGAAACTGCTTATTATGTGCGAACTCTTGCCTGCTCTGTGGCAAGACTTGATAAG GGAAGAATACTCATGGAGATCAACTATATGCTTGCTTATGGTTCAGCTGAAGCTTCTTTAAGGTTGCTTTGGAGATTCGGTCTTCTTGAACACCTGCTGCCTTTTCAG GCAGCATATTTTTCTTCAACTCGTTTTAAGAGGAAGGATAAAGGAACTAACATGCTACTG GTCTTATTTTCTAAATTGGATAATTTTCTTGCTCCTAACAGGCCATGCCATAATAGTTTGTG GATAAGTATTTTAGCACTTCATGAAGCATTAGTACGCCAACCGCGTGATCCTTTAGTGGTAGCTACTTTTGCCCTAGCTCTATACCTTGGAGGTGATATGTCATTGGCACTAGATATTGGAAAATCAATCAACCGTCAACATAATACCGGATTTTCAGAGCTATTAGAACCCCAAGTCTGGGATGATAAGCATTTGGTAGGCGAGGTGCAAAGCCTAGCTGTCTCAATGCGGCGGGCATTAACTGAAATGACTGATGAATATTTTGTTGCAAATGCTATGGCAAAAATTCCTCAGGCACCATCCTCAGATCTT GTATTCATCCCACTACAAGCCTACCTAAAGGTTCTCAAATTAATTGAATGTGTTCAACATGGGAAAAAGGAGCATGGCTATGAACCGAAGAGAGATGGAAATATTGATTATCATGATCTATCTTATGGTACACCTGCAGAAGTAAGAAATGTCTTTACACTGGTCGTCTTCAACACATTATACCCCTCAAATACGGAGAATCAGCAGGATGTCAGCTCTTGA